One window of Mediterraneibacter butyricigenes genomic DNA carries:
- a CDS encoding helix-turn-helix domain-containing protein: MEKVITLEEALKRIEELENENAELREELEYYKNRKLSGRQKHNAKWMAIYNDFVACYENGMTMIEIAKRNNVSERTIYRYKAYYDKITKTEH, from the coding sequence GGTTATAACACTCGAGGAAGCATTAAAAAGAATTGAAGAATTAGAAAATGAAAACGCCGAGTTACGCGAAGAATTGGAATATTATAAAAATCGTAAATTAAGCGGAAGGCAGAAGCACAATGCAAAATGGATGGCTATTTACAATGATTTTGTCGCTTGCTATGAGAACGGTATGACTATGATAGAGATTGCAAAGCGTAATAATGTCAGCGAGAGAACGATTTACAGGTATAAAGCGTATTATGACAAAATCACCAAAACAGAACACTAG
- a CDS encoding ORF6N domain-containing protein, translating into MPEDKKKEIDVTVIEVTEEYLKEKLYEIRGKRVLLDADLAEIYGYDTKGFNRQVKNNIEKFDEDFMFELTDEELEDLRYKNCTANISSKSRYNPHVFTEQGLYMLMTVLKGPLAVKQSKALIRTFKRMKDYILENRDLIGQRELLQLSMENANNRIEISKINSDMISLEKQISDVAEGLKDVVTKSELADMMNSFISDDDEKWLMFNAKFSSADEVYESIYRQAKSSIYVVDNYIGLRTLVHLKNSPTGVNIILFSDNVGNNKLHNIEYTDFCKEYPTVKLSMKKTGGIFHDRFIVLDYGTADERVFLCGASSKDAGARITSIVEDYGTAKYNSVVAGLLKNSPLVLPK; encoded by the coding sequence ATGCCAGAAGATAAAAAGAAGGAAATTGATGTTACAGTAATAGAAGTAACTGAAGAATACTTAAAAGAAAAACTCTATGAAATTAGAGGTAAAAGGGTATTGTTGGATGCTGATTTAGCAGAGATATATGGCTATGATACGAAGGGATTTAATAGACAGGTAAAAAATAATATTGAGAAATTTGATGAAGATTTTATGTTTGAACTGACGGATGAGGAATTAGAAGATTTGCGGTACAAAAATTGTACCGCAAATATAAGTTCAAAAAGCCGCTATAATCCTCATGTATTTACAGAGCAAGGATTATATATGCTGATGACTGTTTTAAAAGGGCCATTGGCTGTTAAACAGAGTAAGGCATTAATAAGAACCTTCAAAAGAATGAAAGATTACATATTAGAAAATCGTGATTTAATCGGACAGAGAGAATTACTTCAGTTAAGTATGGAGAATGCTAACAACAGAATTGAAATTAGTAAAATCAATTCTGATATGATATCTCTTGAAAAACAGATTTCTGATGTCGCAGAAGGCTTGAAGGATGTAGTGACGAAATCTGAACTTGCGGATATGATGAATAGTTTTATTTCAGATGATGATGAAAAGTGGCTTATGTTTAATGCAAAATTTAGTAGTGCGGATGAGGTTTACGAGTCTATTTACAGGCAGGCAAAGTCATCAATATATGTGGTTGATAATTACATTGGTTTAAGAACGCTGGTACATCTTAAGAATTCTCCGACAGGAGTAAATATTATTTTATTCAGTGACAATGTTGGAAATAATAAACTTCACAACATAGAATATACGGATTTCTGTAAGGAATATCCAACTGTAAAACTGTCAATGAAGAAGACTGGCGGCATATTTCATGATCGGTTTATCGTGTTGGATTATGGAACGGCGGATGAGAGAGTCTTTCTGTGTGGCGCTTCTTCCAAGGATGCCGGGGCTAGAATAACAAGCATCGTTGAGGATTATGGAACAGCCAAATACAACTCTGTTGTTGCAGGATTATTGAAAAATTCGCCATTAGTATTACCAAAATAG